A stretch of DNA from Candidatus Pseudomonas phytovorans:
GGGTAGCCTTTGAGCCAGTCTTCCAGCCACAGGATGGCGTCGAGGTCCAAGTGGTTGGTGGGTTCGTCGAGCAGCAGCAGGTCGGACGGGCACATCAGTGCCTGAGCCAGGTTCAGGCGCATCCGCCAGCCGCCGGAGAAGTCGCCGACGCGGCGGTCCATCTGCTCGTTGGTGAAGCCCAGGCCCGCCAGCAATTTGCGCGCGCGGGCGTCGGCGGTATAACCGTCGGCGGCTTCCAGCTCACTGTGCAGGCGCGCCAGGGCGGTGCCATCGTGGGCCTGCTCGGCCGCAGCCAGTTCGGTCTGGACCTTGCGCAGGCGCGCGTCGCCATCGAGCACATAGTCCACCGCCACGCGGTCGAGGGTCTCGATCTCCTGGCGCATGTGGGCGATGCGCCAGTCGCCGGGCAGTTGGCAATCGCCACCATCTGGCGACAGCTCACCGCGCAGCAAGGCGAACAGGCTGGATTTCCCGGCGCCGTTGGCGCCGATCAGGCCGGCTTTGTGACCGGCGTGCAGGGTCATGTCGGCGCCGTCTAGCAAGCGCTGCGGACCACGCTGTAAAGTGAGGTTGGTTAGTCTGATCATGATGGTCGCGGAGTCTACCAGCTTCCTCGGCCCATAGCGCGAGTGGAACCATGTACACCGACCTGTGGAATTACGCCCTGGCCCTGTATGCCAAGCCTGGCGTGGAAGCGGCCTGCCTTAGACTGCAGGCGCAGGGTGGCGATGTCTGCCTGCTGCTGTGCGCTGCCTGGCTGCAGGCGCGTGGCGTGGCCGTGCTGGACGAGCGCGCGCAAGCGCTGCACGAAGTTGCCGAGCGCTGGCAGCGTGAAGTGGTCGCCCCATTACGCAGCCTGCGCCAGCAGTGGCGAGCGTCAGCGGCGGGTGACCCGCAACTGGCGGCGTTGCGTGAACAGGTGAAGGGGTTGGAGTTGCAGGCAGAAAGAGCGTTGCTGGAGCGCATGCAGGAACGCTCGCGAGCGTGGCCCGCAGACTCCACTGAGCCCGCGGACGACTGGCTGGCCCGGCTGGCGCCGGCCCCTGCCCTACACCACGACGCGCTGCAACAGTTGCGCGTCGCGGCGGCCGCGCTTCAGGAGGCCGAAGACGGTGCCTGAGCCGGAGTGCTGGCGGGTGCCGACGGCGCTGCCGAAGCGGCCGGGGTGGCCGAGTTGGTTGCCGCAGCCGGGGTGCTGGCGGCTGGGGTAGCAGGTTTGGCTTCGGCTGGCTTGCTGGCAACGGGTTTTGCTGCAGCTGGCTTGGCGGCGGTACGTGCTGGAGCTTTGGCAGCAGGTTTCGCAGCGGCTTTGACAGCCGGCTTAGCGGCAGGTTTGGCAGCAGCGGTGGCTTTAACTGCTGGCTTCGCGGCAGGCTTGGCAGCAGCAGCGGCTTTAACTGCTGGCTTCGCGGCAGGCTTGGCAGCAGCAGTGGCTTTAACTGCTGGCTTCGCGGCAGGCTTGGCAGCAGCAGCGGCTTTGGCAGCCGGTTTCGCCGCAGGTTTGGCAGCAGAAGCGGCTTTCGCAACTGGCTTCGCGACAGGCTTGGCAGCAGCAGCGGCTTTGGCAGCTGGCTTCGCGGCAGGCTTGGCAGCAGCAGCGGCTTTGGCAGCCGGCTTCGCGGCAGGCTTGGCAGCAGCAGCGGCTTTGGCAGCCGGCTTCGTGGCAGGCTTGGCAGCAACAGCGGCTTTGGCAGCTGGCTTCGCGGCAGGTTTAACAGCAGCAGTGGCTCTGGCTGCTGGCTTCGCGGCAGGTTTGGCAGCGGTAGTATTTTTGGCTGCTGGCTTGGCAGCAACAGGCTTGGAGGTTTTGGCTGCGCGCAGATCAAGGGCCTTGGCGGCTGCTTCACGAACCTTGCCAACACCTTGGGCCAGCTTCAGGCTGTCCTGCGCGTCGCGCTTGAGTTGCTGGATATAAGTACGGGTCTGGGTTTGACGTTCTTTCAGCGCATCGAGCAGCCCTTCAAGTTCGCCAATGCCTTTCTGCGCTTTGGTCTGCGCCTTGGCTTTACCTGCCTTGGCAGCATCCTGCAATTTCAGGCGACCGTTGTGCAGTTTTTCCTGGGCCCTGCCGCGCTGCTTTTCCAGTTTGGCCAGCAGTTTTTCCGCATCAGCCAGCGCTTGCGAGCAGGCATCTTCCAAGTGTTCAAGCAGGCTGCCCGAAAGTTGCTGGAGCAGGTGTAACGGCGTGTTTACTGGCTTCTTTTTGGCCGACATGGTTTACCTCCTGGCTGACGAGATTGCGGCTCATACTATGCTTCTGCTGCTACCGCCGCTAGGGCATGTTGACAGTAATATTTACGCCGCGTTGCATGCCTGGGCAAAGTTGTTATCTTGCAGCTGCGTGAAAGTGTAGTTGCTGAATTAATCATTGCTGATATTTGGGAGTCCGGGCATTGCCTCGATATCTTGTATTAGGTGTATGCCTGCTGGTGCCTGTTGCAATGGCCGACAGCACCGACACGGACCTCGCCTACAGCCTGGGCGCCAGCCTGGGTGAGCGGCTGCGCCAGGAGATGCCGGGTTTGCAACTGGATGCACTGGTCGAAGGCCTGAAGCAGTCCTATCAGGGGCAACCGCTGAAGCTCGACAAGGCGCGGATGCAGGCGGTGCTCCAGCAGCACGAAGCGCAGGCAGGTGACGCCGCCACGCAGAAGTTGCAGGCAGCCGAAACACGCTTCATGGCCAACGAGCGTGGGCGTTATGGAGTACACGAACTACCGGAAGGTGTGCTTTACAGCGAACTGCAGCCAGGCACGGGGGCTCAACCCAGAGCAGGCGGCAAAGTGCAGGTGCGCTATGTGGGCAAGCTGCCGGATGGCTCGGTGTTCGACCAGAACCAGGCGCCCCAGTGGTTCAGCCTGGACTCGGTGATCGAAGGGTGGCAGGTGGCCTTGCCAAAAATGCACGCCGGCGCCAAATGGCGCCTGGTAATTCCGTCGGCGCAAGCCTATGGCGCCGAAGGTGCGGGTGATCTGATCGAACCTTATACACCCCTGGTGTTCGAGATCGAACTGCT
This window harbors:
- a CDS encoding AlgP family protein, producing the protein MSAKKKPVNTPLHLLQQLSGSLLEHLEDACSQALADAEKLLAKLEKQRGRAQEKLHNGRLKLQDAAKAGKAKAQTKAQKGIGELEGLLDALKERQTQTRTYIQQLKRDAQDSLKLAQGVGKVREAAAKALDLRAAKTSKPVAAKPAAKNTTAAKPAAKPAARATAAVKPAAKPAAKAAVAAKPATKPAAKAAAAAKPAAKPAAKAAAAAKPAAKPAAKAAAAAKPVAKPVAKAASAAKPAAKPAAKAAAAAKPAAKPAVKATAAAKPAAKPAVKAAAAAKPAAKPAVKATAAAKPAAKPAVKAAAKPAAKAPARTAAKPAAAKPVASKPAEAKPATPAASTPAAATNSATPAASAAPSAPASTPAQAPSSAS
- a CDS encoding FKBP-type peptidyl-prolyl cis-trans isomerase; the encoded protein is MPRYLVLGVCLLVPVAMADSTDTDLAYSLGASLGERLRQEMPGLQLDALVEGLKQSYQGQPLKLDKARMQAVLQQHEAQAGDAATQKLQAAETRFMANERGRYGVHELPEGVLYSELQPGTGAQPRAGGKVQVRYVGKLPDGSVFDQNQAPQWFSLDSVIEGWQVALPKMHAGAKWRLVIPSAQAYGAEGAGDLIEPYTPLVFEIELLSVGD
- a CDS encoding TIGR02444 family protein; amino-acid sequence: MYTDLWNYALALYAKPGVEAACLRLQAQGGDVCLLLCAAWLQARGVAVLDERAQALHEVAERWQREVVAPLRSLRQQWRASAAGDPQLAALREQVKGLELQAERALLERMQERSRAWPADSTEPADDWLARLAPAPALHHDALQQLRVAAAALQEAEDGA